The genomic segment GGATTAGTAGGATATTTCTCATGGTCTTAAAATCAAGCAATTATGATAGTTGCTGTTTAAAAAATTGAGGGCTCGGAAGAGGTTGTCCCGCAAGGTTGACAAAAGCACGCAAGGGCATTGTCAATCTTGCAAGACAACCTTCTTCGAAACCATGCCTTAATCAATCAAAATCATCTTCTTCCGCGCGCTGTGCTTGGCTGTCTCGAGCTCATAATAATAGACACCCGGAGCACCGAGCTCATCGCGGCGGAATCGCAGCTCGTTGTAGCCTTGCTCAAAACTGCCCACGACGGTTTTCACCAACTGTCCCGAAACGCTGAACACACGGAAGGTGGCGCGACCTGCTTCTGGCAGGCGGAAACCGACAGCAGTCCAGCTGTCAAATGGGTTGGGTTGGTTCTGGTATAGCGCGAAGGTAGCGTTTTCGGTACCGCCTTGCCCATTCACGAACTCAAAGTCGAGCTTCAGCGCATTGCCGTCGCGGTCATAGCCCTCTGCTCGCGTGATATCCGAACCCGGACGCAACACCTCAGCAAGCGAGCTGCCATTGCGGAGCACCTTGAATCGGAGGGTGAAAAGCGTTTCGCCATCGGCAATCGTCATGGGTTCGGCTGTTACCCAAAGCGTGGTCAGCAAGCCTGCGTTCAAACGCATCGTGCCAAAGTTGGCATCGCCCATTTCAGGCAACACACCCGGCTCAATGCTTTCGAGTTTGAACACCTTCGGGTCGAAGTGCAGGGTCATCTGATAGCCCGAGCGCTCCGTGAAGTCGGTAGCCTTAAATGGCACTTCAATGATTTCGCCTGCGGAGAAGGTGCGTTCTTCGAGTCTGAAGCGGAAAGCGCCAAAGCGGTCGTCCGCGTCGTCGTCGCCCGTGAAGCTTGGCGTGATGTTGCCATTCACGTCGCCCATGCGCACCGCCACGAAGTCATCGTCGAGGAAGTCCATGTTGGCGGGCGTATGGCTGATGCTTTGCGGCGGTGCCACGCTGATTGGGTTCGGAGACGGGAAAGTGTATGATTTCGGGATAAACTTCCAGTCCGGCGAGCCAGTGATGTGGTCTTGGAGACCAAGCGCCACTTGTTGGATGCGGGCATAGTCAAGCAACGACAGCTGGCCGTCGCCGCTGACATCCGCCGCCACGAACTGGTAAGGCGAGGTCAGGGATTGGATGTTCAGCACATGACGCTTGATGAGCAGGATGTCTGCCCCTGTGATGCCATTGTTCCCCGGGGTACTTTTCTCACAGGCTACGGTCGTGTTGGAGTTGTTGGGCACCCCAAAGAGATAGGTGCCCGGGAGGCCCGTTGTCTGAGCAGCCATCACGTCGCCCGTAAGCGACACATTCACGCCCGGCACGGGTTTAGGGTTGTTCCAAGTCTGGATGTCGCCACCAATTTGCAGGTCAGCCACGTTGCAGGCTATTTCTACCTTTCCAGCTTGTGTGTTCACCATCACAGAGATAGGTGCGCCCGCGCTGTCAACGGTCACAATCAAATCTACCGGCATATCGGTGATGGATACGGCGGTCATGGAACCAATGGGCGCATCGGCATCCATCAGGATATCCACGCTGAACAATACGGTGCCGTTGGGCAAGGTGAGCGGGTTGCCCACCCAGATGATGCCCAGATTGTTGCCCGGTTGCAGCGTTGCGACCAAATCCGAAACCGCTGGGTTGAGGCTGCCTGCGGTGAGGCCAAGAATGGTGCCCACCATGTCATCCGCGACATTCAACGTGAATTGGAAGCCCGTCACGTCCTCGCAATTGTCAATCGTCACGGGCACCGACACGATTTGGTCGTTGCAACCATCGGCAGACCCTACCACAAACTTGATTTGGTCGCCCGCTTCCACTACCGCCGTGTCCACTTGCAAGCAGCCGCTTGCGGAGTCAACAACCGTCACTGAGTAAATGCCTGCCGACAAACCTGTAATGGCGGGTGTGGTGCCTGCGTTGCTCCATGTGTAGGAGAACTGGCCCGAGCCGCCTGTCACGATGGCCGTGGCAGTGCCGTCGTTGGCACCGAAGAACGATTCGGGGGTGCCTGTGACCGAGAGCGTGAAGCCTGCGTTGTTGCCAAGCGTCACTTCCACGTTGACGGTGCAAAGGTTGGAATTGCCAGCCGCGTCCACTGCGGTCAACGTCACGGCATTGATGCCCAAGTCTTGGCAGTCGAAGTTGGTTTTCGACAGGAACATAGTGTCAATGCCGCAGTTGTCGGTGCTACCGAGGTCAATATCGGTGGGTTTTAGGATGGCCTCGCCGTTGGTGCCAAGTGCGATGACGATATTGTTGTTGCAGATGAGCGTCGGTATGCTGTTGTCAACCACATTCACCACGATGGAATCCGTGTTCACGTTGCCGCAAGCATCGGTGGCAGTGAAAAGAATGTGATATAGGCCAACCGAATAGTTGCCGCTAATGTCGAAGCCGCCGTTTCCTTGAGGAGCGTTGTTTGTCACATCCAGCAAAGAGTCGGGCTGGCAATCGGTAATGTACTGGCTGATATTGAGCGAAACTGGCACGAGGCAATTCAGATTGGGCGGATAATCGGCAGACCGCACTGTAATCGTGTCGGGCATGCCGAGGAACAAGGGTGCCTCGTTGTCCACTACCGTGATTTTGCGAGTGTGGGTTTCCACGTTGCCGCAATCATCCACTGCTGTGCGCGTGCGCACCACAGTGTAGGAGAATTGACCGCATGGCCCTTGCGCGAAGTCAATCGTGTCTTGTTGGAACTGCACGTCCACGTTCTGCGAGCAGTTGTCGGTCGCCGTCACCAAAGAGGGTGCGGGCAGACCCGCAGAGCAGCTCACCGTATCGTCGGGTGGATAGGCGCTCAGGATGGGTTTCACCGTGTCTTGCACGCTGAACACCTGCACGCAGGTAGCAGCGTTGTTGGCTTGGTCGAGCGCCTTCCAGATGCGATAGACGAAGTTGCAATAAGCGCCTGTGCTATCCACTCCCGTCGAGTCGGTAAAATTGATGGAGGCGACCGTGCAGTTGTCCGATGCCAGAGGAGAGCCATTGGCTGCCGGAGAGAAATCCGCAGTGCATTGAATCACCTTGTTTTGTGGGCAGGAAGTGATGGTGGGCACCACGTTGTCTTGCACCACGACGAAGGTTTCGCAGACAGATTGGTTGCCAGCGAGGTCTTTCACATGGAGCCTTACCGGGTGCTGCGTCGTACCATCCGCGTCGGCGCAACCAAACGTGATGCTGTTTGCGATGCCGCCCGGCGGGTTGAGGCGCTGGATTTTCAAATCCAACTGATTTTGCGGCGTGCAGTTGTCGCTGCTGCTTGCATTGATGTTGGCCGAGGTCACCGTGACGGTACCCGACGATTGCAGCGCGATACTGATGCCGTTGATGCAGGCCGCAATGGGGTTGGTGCCATCTTTCACTTGCAACACGATGGTTTTCGTGGAGACGTTGTTGTTGCCATCTATTGCGGTAAACACAAGGGTGTAGGTGCCTTGCGCAAGAATTTCGCTGTAGTTCGCGCCCTGATTCGTTCGGTTGTTCGTAATCACCAGCGTCGTCGAATCGCAATCGCTGACAAACGGAGCGATATTAATAGCCACCGTGTCTTTGCAGTCAAGATTGTTCGGGTCGGTGAACACCACCAAGGTGTCAGGCGCGTTAGCGGCGAAAACGGGCGCTTGAGTGTCCTGAATGACGATGATTTGTGTGCCAGTAGTCACGTTGCCCTCGTCGTCGGTCGCTTTCCATGTGCGGCGCAGGGTGTATTTGTAAATATTCGTGAAAGAGGTAGTGTCTTGCACGAAATCAATGGCCACATTCGGGTCGCAAGCATCCACTGCCGTGATGTTAGCTACATTAGGAATAGGCGTGCACGCCTCCAAGGTGATGTCTGCCGGAATGGGCGACAACACGGGAGCTGTCACGTCTTTCACCAAAACCTGTGTGATGCACTGTTCAAAGTTGTTGGCCACGTCCGTCACCGTGAGCGTCACGTCCACCGGATTGTTCAGGTTGGCACAAGTCAGCACCGACGGGCTAAGGCTCAGCGTCACCGGGCCGCAATTGTGCTGGTCGAAGCTGCCGTTGTTAATTTCCGAAAGTGAAAGTGCGTAGTCGCCTGCCGGTGTTAGGTTCACCGTGAACGCAGGTTTGCACAATGAAATCGGCGGGAAAGTGTCATTGAAAATCTGAACACTTTGCAGCTGCGTGGTGGTGTTGTTCTGCGGGTCGGTGTACGACCATGTAATGGCGTAGTTGCCCGAATTAAGCACATAACGCGGCGGGCCACCCGGCATGAATGGAGGCAGAATGTCAATGACTGGCACAGAGGGCGTGCCGTAGATGGTGATGAACATATTGCCATCGCAATCGGTCGCGGAGGGTGCTTCCACCGTATCCTTTCCGCAGTAGCTGATTATGGGAGGCAAAATCGGCTCGTCGGGCACTGGTGCGGTGCCATCAAACAAGGTTACCGTGAAGGTGCAGGAGTCCGCCAGATTATTTGCTTTGCCATCGGTAGCCACTATTTTCACTTCAAAAGTTTCGCCTGCCTGAACGGGGTTGACCACGCTGGAAAGCGCCGTGCCAGCTGCCGGGAACTGCGTGAGCACCACGCCATTCAGACAGTTGTCGGTCACTTGTGCGCCATTGAGATAGTTGGGCACCACCGTCGTGCCTACACAGCTCGCAGCGATGGAGAGATTCTGCGGCGAGGGGCAAGCTACTGTGGGCGCTTGCGTGTCCAGTACTCTCACCGTGAAAGAACAAACAGTTGTGTTACCCACCACATCGGTAGCAGTGTAGGTAATCACCGTCTCGCCCACAGGGAAGAAAGTGGTTGGGAAGGTCCCGAACACAGGAGGATTGTTATACACAAACGGAGAAGAAGCATTGATGGAGCTTTGCACTGAGGCATTGCTGATGGTCTCCGTCACTGTGTAAGTGGAACAGTCGCGGAAGCTTTCCTCAAAGGGTGTGGTGCGGCGGAATGGGCGATACCACGAGAAGATATTGCCACAGTTGCCCGTTGCGTTCTGAATCGTGATGACGCTGTCGCAAACAAAGTTGGTGTTGCCCAATGATGCGCCGAATGGCTCGTACACCACAGGGCCGTTTCCGTCAGTCACCACTACTGTTATCGTGATTTGGCTGGCATTGGCACATGGGTCAGCCACCGTGAACGTCACTGTGGAGGTGCCGATGGGGAAATTCGTAGAAACCGAGGGGCCTGAGCCACTCATGCTTCCTATCGGGAAATTGACTACGTAATTAATCGTATAGCCGCCAAAAAGTACGTTGCAATTGTCTTGAATGTTGGCAGGTGTCAGTTGCACCAAAAATGGGGCCACGCATTGGGGGGCGCCGTTTTGGTTGTTGGCTTGCAGATTGACCAACGTCTGCACACCAGAGAAAGTAGGCGCTTGGGTATCCACCACAGAGAACACTTGCACATGGGTCGTGGTGTTGCCCGCTTTGTCGGTCACTGTCCATGTACGGGTCACGACGCTTGAGTTGAGGCAAGAGCCGGCAGTGGTCGCGTCGTTGTAGGTGATGGAAAGCGCATCGTTGCAAGCGTCGTCGCAAGCATCCGTTACATCAGCCAAAGTGATTTGCCCCAACACCGCGAAGTCCGTTGGGTTGTAGGCATTGCACTGCACGGTGACGGCAGGAGGAGCCACCGCGTTGGCATTGATGATGACAGGTGGTGTCACATCGTTCACCGTGATGGTTTTGGTGCAAACGGCGGTGTTGCCAAACACATCCATCGCGCGGAACGTCACCACGTTGGTGCCCACATCGTTGCAATTCCATTGATAGGTTGGCGCAAACCCGCTTCCATCCACACTGACCGCAAAGCTAAGGGGGCAGGAAGGAGTGGAGTTGAGCGTGTTGTCCGTGATAGTGAAGTTGGCCGCATAAATATCGGCATCCAAAACGCCGGAGCAATTGGCATTCAGGCTGACCGAAGACGGCGTGAAAGAGCCGCAGTTGGTGATGCTAGGTGTTAGTGTGTCTGTCACTGTCACCGTGGCATTGCAAGTGGCGGACAAGCCGCCGCCATCGGTCACGATGAGGGTGTAGGTATTGGCCCCGATGTTCGCGCAAGTATATACCGCAGGGGCGCTGGTGAAGGAGAAAAAGCAGTTGTCCGTGCTGTTGTTGTTTACTTGGCTGGGTGTCACGGTGACAGTGCCGCCAGCGTTCAACGCAACGGTGATGTTTTTGCAGTTAGCCACTGGCGGCTGCACATCCGTCACCACCACATTGAAGGTGCAAAGGCCAACGTTGCCTGCCGCATCGAGTGCCGTATAGGTTACTTGGGTTGTCCCAAAAAAGAAGAATGCGCCTGGGTTGTGAGAAGCAATCACCGTGATATTGCCCGGGCAGTTGTCTGTGAAAGTTGGTGGGGTCCACGTCACGGAAGCCAAACAGCCGCCGAGATTCGCATTTACGGGAGGGGGATTGGGGCAGTTAGCCGTGGTCGGCGGCTGCAAGTCTGTGATGTTCACGTTGAAGCTGCAAGCAGAAGAGTTGCCAGCGGCATCAATAAAGGTGTAGGTCACGGGAGTAAGTCCCTTTTTGAAATTCACGGAGTTCGGAATCGGATAAGCACCCGATGCTGGGCCGCTGAAGTTGGCACCCGTCAGTTGATAGTTGAGCACCGTGACCCCGCAGTTGTCCTGATATTGGCCGGGGCCATTCAGGGCGCTGCCGTTGGGTTGCATAGTGAGTGCCAGGCCGGGAATGGCCGAAGCGTTGGTCTCGCAGCTGGCATCCGCGGTGATGGCGATGTTGGTGGGGCAGTTGGCGACGGGCGGCAACACATCCACCACAGTAATCGTGGTATTGCAGGTGCTTGAGGGCGAGAGCGGCGAAAGGTCATCAACCGTCAAAGTGACGGCATTGCTGCCGAGATTGGCGCAGGTGAACGTGCTAGGCGCGACCGACAAGGTCACGGCACCACAGTTGTCGTTGGAGCCATTGTCCACTTGAGAGGCCAACAAGGTGCCCTGCCCGTTGGCACCCAATTGCACCACCACTGTTCCGGCGGGTTTGCAAAGCGCATTGGGTGCTTGGGGTTCATTCACCACCACCTCTATGGTGATGGTGGTGCAGTTGTTGTAAGCATCGCACCAAGTGTAGGGGATTCTGGTGGTGCCCACCGGAAACTGAATCGCCAAGAACTTGTGCGCAGGGGTACATACATTGAGAGCCGGAATGAGCGGGAATGAGCTGACCGGGTTGTTATTGATATCGAAAACAGTAGCAACGCCTTCTACTGGCGCAAAGCTGGGCAAGTCGCAGTCGCTCACCGTGTAGTTGTCGAACACTGGGCCGACGCAGTTCGATACCACTGGCCGCTCAATAGTAACAGTGGCTGAGCAGTCCCCTGGTGTCACATTCACATTGTAGGAAGTCGGGAACGACACAGTGACTGCCGGAGGGGTAGTGTCTTGCACCGTGATGGTATAAGAGCAAGTACCCGTCAATCCCGCGCCATCCGTCACGGTCCATATCACGGTAGTGGTGGTGCCTTGTGCGAAAGCAGCCCCTGCCAGTGTGGCCGAGGCGTTCCAGTCATTGGTTATGGAAGCCAATGAGCAATTGTCGTTCGCGTTGGCAAAAGTCACATCGAACTCAGTGCCTACCACATCGTAGTCGCAATCCAAATCGGCCTGCCGCGTGAAGTTCGCGGGGCAAGCGACGGTTGGCGGCTCGTCATCCACGACTGTAATTTGAAAATTGCAGGTTGCCGTAGCCCCTGTGCCATCGGTTGCTTTGTGTTCGACAATGGTGGTACCCACATTGAAAGTCACTGACCATTGCGCCCCGCTCCCGGCAGCCACTGTCGCGCCGGTCATGCTCCACGAAGCCACGGCGCCCGGGCAATTGTCACTGAAAGGGAAGGAGCTGTTTGTGAACAAGTTGACCACACAATCCCCGCTTACATCATCGGAGGTGCCAAATATCAGGCTGGGGTCTTGGGCGGGTGGCGCAGGCAATCCAAAACACCCAACGGTAGGTGCCTCTGCGTCCACCACCGTCACGGTGAATTGGTCGCTGGCGGTGTTGCCTTTCCCATCGGTCACGGTGTAGGTCACGGTAGTCACGCCCACATTGAACGTAAGCGCGCTCACATCGCCGGCACCGCTGCCAGTGGTGGCTCCGGTCAAAACATAAGTGAGGTTGGCCAAACAGTTGTCGCCATATTGGCCGGGAGTCACCGTGGCCGGTGGCACCACAGGCCACACGATTTGCGTCATGGCTGCGCCCGGCACTCCCATTTTGGAACAGAGGCCGGGATCGGCATTGAAAGGCCCTTGGTTGGCAGGCGCGTCAATGAGAGGTATGATGTTGTCGTTGACCGTGATGCTCAGTTGGCGAAAATTGGCTGGGGTGCTGGGGCCCGCCGGACCATTCACCCGTACATACCAAGTCTGGGCTGGCCCCACGTCTGCACAGGTAAATGTGTATGGCAGTGCCACCACACCAGAAGAGAAGTTGGGCACGGGAGAAATTTCATAAGTACACGCAGCGTCCTTAGCAAAGCCGTTGGCAGTCATCACCATATCATTGAGAGTCGCCTCCGTGCCATTCATGGCAGTCAGGTTGAGGGTGATGTTGACAATGCCGGGCGCTGGCACGGTGAGAAAATCACCGCACTGCGCAAAGGTGTCCTGCGCCAGCAGTAGGCAAATAGCAGTCGTTGCCGCCAGCGCCCAACGGCGTGGAGTTGTAGAGTTGTTCATGGTCTGCAATTTTGATAAAAGGAAAAGAAGGGTAAACGAGAGGGATTCTTTGAAGAAAGGTAAGGGTTTCTTCATGCAGGCAAATCGGTTTGGAATGAAAAGTTGCTGTTTACAAATAACAAGTCTTCGCATAAAAAATAGGATTTTTCAGTGTTCGACTGAAATTCACTTTTACACGAGAGACCAACCGTAGTGGCGGAAGGATTAAAAAAATGCCTGCCCGCGAGCGCGGACTTGTGATTGAAAAAACCGGGCGCAAGGTTACAGCGAATTTCGGAAAACGGAACAAGCCAATTTCGGGGCAAAGCCAATTCAACTATTCACAAAAAGTTGCCAATCAATCCGATACGCACTTTTTGAAATTTTTCAGCACACTACTTGCATGAAACTATCGCCGCATTTGTCGCCCATCTTGCACAATCAGCCGGGCTTTGCCAAAAACCGTACCAAACTGAAAAATAGTGTTAATATGTTCCGTGTCAACACCCGGATGTTGAGATATGCACATTCTCACAGGAACGAATAAAAAACGAGCTGACGATTTGACTAATCCCGCGCTTTAGCGCCAGTGGAAGGAAACGGCCAAAAAAGAAATGGGCTACACAGTCAATGCAAACCATCTCCGTCCACTTCGCTTGGCCGGACAAGCCCCCTAAAACGGGTTCTGACAAAGTGGCTTTGAACGAACAACGCTTGCAATCCTTTGAAAATCACGCAAATCAATCAAGGCAATCCTCAAATCCTCGTTAATCAAGGTATAACTTTGCCGCATGGGAAAAAAGAAACGCCGACAATTCAAAATCAGCAAAAGAGGGTTGCCTCCCGGCACCCTTGTCTATACGGGCGACCGCACGGAGACCTCCTCACACATTGTCACGCTGTGCTATGGAGAGGCTCAATATGCAGAGCAGCCTGCCTACGCACCCGAATTGCGCAATCAAGTAGAAGGCTTGCTTTGGGTGGATGTGCGCAGCCTTACCGATACCCATCTCATCGAAAAAGTCGGGAACGGGTTCCAAATGCACCCTTTGGCGCTTGAAGATGTGCTCAACACGCACCAACGCGCCAAGCTGGAAGAGTATGACAACGGGCTTTTTTTCGTGCTGCACAACCTTCGCCTCGACGCTGGAACGCTTGAGCTGGTCAGTGAGCAAATTTCCCTGTTCATCGGCCACAACTTTGTCGTCTCGTTCCAAGAAGACCCTGACGACACCTTCGCCACTATCCGAAAACGCGCCCAAGAGGGCATCGGCAGAATGCGCAAGAAAGGCTCTGACTACCTTGCTTACGCTTTGATAGACAACATCGTGGACGGATACTACATCCTGCTGGACGAGATTGAGACTCAGGTGCTCGACCTGGAAGAAACCATGTTCAGCAATGGCTCCGACCCTTCCTACAAAGCACGCATTTTCAACTTGAAGCGCTTGGTCAACCAATTTCGACACCGCATCATGCCGCTGCGCGACGCAGTCGCCCGGCTTTTCCGCTCGGAGAGCGAAATCGTCGAAGACGCCAATCGGCTCTATCTCCGCGATGTGGTGGACCACGTTGACCAAATCCTCGACAGCGTGGACAACCAACGCGATATTCTCGACAGCATGGAGGCGCTTTACCACGCCGAATCGGCCAACCGACTCAACGAGGTTATGCGCATCCTCACTGTCATTAGTGTCATCTTTATGCCCTTGACTTTCATTGTCGGTATCTATGGCATGAACTTCGACAATATGCCTGAGCTGCACTGGCACTATGGCTATTTCATCACGCTGGGGTTCATGTTCGTGCTCACGGTGGGGATGCTGGTTTACTTCAGGCGCAAACGTTGGTTTTGAGGGTGAGCACCTCAAATTGAAAGCGCCCGCCCGACCATACAGTCGAGCAGGCGCTTTCTCTATTGTGCCCCACATTCTGGCGTTTATCGTTCAGAATTGAACCCGCAAGCCAGCGTTCGCGTAGAACAGGTTGTTGCGGTGCGATGAGTTTAGGTCTTTGAACACATCCGAAAGACCAAACTGGTAGCCGAGGTCAACGAACAGAATAGAGAGAAAATCCACGCCCACCCCGGCGTTCCATCCCCAGATGATGTTGTTGAGGTCGAGATTCTCAAAAGCTGATTCGTCTTCCGGCTTGTTGCTTAGGTTGAAGGTGGCGTTGGGACCAGTGAACACACGAGCGGCCCAAGCCGCGTCCACACCGCCAAACGAGTAGCCCACCATGACGGGGATGCGCAGGTTGGTGCGCCGATAATCCGACTCTTGCAACACTCTGGGCTGTATCCGATTCTTGACGAACTCGAACTGAATGCCCGGTTGGACGTAGAACTTGGTGCCGATTTGAACGTCGGCCCCTAGCTGATAGCCAATTTTGCTTTTGAAATTGGCCGAGTCAAGCTCGGTGATAGTGGAGGAGTTGAGGCCGACGAAGGGACGAAGCGTTATTTGTGCGTTGACCACGCCAAATAGCAGCCATGCGAAGACCGATGAAAAAAGAATCTTTTTCATAATTCGGAAATGGTTTGAGTTTGAAATGTTTTGCAAAAAAGAGCCTGAGCCAGAATGTTTTGCAGCAGCAAATGTATATCGCCGAATAAATTTTGCAAGCTGAATTTTTGAGCGCAATGCGTCTCGATAGGCGCTACTTTTCCCCCCCCCCGCTTTGGAGGGCATTTCACCTGTCTTGTCCGGACAAACCTCTCCCACTATTTGAACCATGAGGAGTAGAAGACATAGTTGTTGGCGATGCGTTCGATTTGGCCTTTGAACAATTCTGGGGTGAGTTCTTTCACACGCCGGGCAGGCACTCCGGCATAGACTCCCCCTTCGTGACAAACTGTTTTTTCCAAAACAACAGCCCCCGCCGCAATGAGGCAATTCTGCTCCACCACCGCCTCATCCATGATGATGGCGCCCATTCCTACGAGCACGTTGTCGTGCAAGGTGCAGCCATGCACTAGTGCCCTATGGCCGATGCTCACGTTGTTGCCGATGGTGGTGCCACACTTCTGGTAGGTGCCGTGCAGAATCGCGCCGTCTTGAATGTTGACTTTGTTGCCGATGCGGATGAAATTCACGTCGCCGCGCACGACGGCCTGAAACCACACGGAGCAGTCGTCGCCCATGACCACGTCGCCGATGATGGTGGCGTTTTCGGCCAAAAAGCAATTTTGGCCAAATTGAGGAATGAAGTCTCGGCAGGGAAGTATCAATGCCATGGTTCGATTTGCGATTTACGATTGGTTCGATTTACGATTGCCCGCCCGGCCAAGCGCAGCGGACTGGATTCGATTTGCGAGCCACGCGATGGCTGCCCCTATTGCATTGGCGAGCATATCGTCTATTTCATAAAATCTGCCGGGTATAAGAAATCCTTGCACCAGTTCCATCAGCACCCCATAGCAGGAGGTCAGCAGGAAAACAACCAACGCCTCTTTCCAACCAACGCGGCGGCCAGAAGTGCGGGTGTAGCCCCACAAAAACAACCAA from the Saprospiraceae bacterium genome contains:
- a CDS encoding VanZ family protein, with the translated sequence MNKHYLPALLWLIFVTVLSVTPGVPLPKFDLLSPDKLGHAVAYGVLAWLFLWGYTRTSGRRVGWKEALVVFLLTSCYGVLMELVQGFLIPGRFYEIDDMLANAIGAAIAWLANRIQSAALGRAGNRKSNQS